One part of the Arachidicoccus terrestris genome encodes these proteins:
- the topA gene encoding type I DNA topoisomerase has protein sequence MAKNLLIVESPAKAKTIEKFLGKDFEVVSSYGHIRDLAKGDNGIDIEEGFKPTYIVPDEKLKVVSALKQKAQKADEVWLASDEDREGESISWHLAEVLKLNPHTTKRIIFHEITKPAIQRAIQTPRTIDLNLVNAQQARRVLDRLVGFELSPVLWRKIGMTGGLSAGRVQSVAVRLIVEREREINGFTPVSSFKIDGFFQADDHSGKTVSFKAEGPNKLPDSNTAEQFLNSCKGATYKVADIQVKPAKRTPSAPFTTSTLQQEASRKLGFGVSKTMQIAQRLYENGHITYMRTDSINLSDTAMGEISQEIKNAYGNEYYQPRKFKNKNDSAQEAHEAIRPTYISHHTVEGYDERRLYDLIWKRTIASQMSDAAFEKTIAKIDISTNKEQLTASGEVLQFDGFLKVYLEGKDEEEEEEQEGMLPPLAVGQQLTFKEMIATEKFTRPAPRYTEASLVKKLEELGIGRPSTYAPTITTIMKRNYVEKREKEGTERIIHMIRLDDKQQIAKKEKKEITGADKGKLVPTDLGMVVTDFLTMHFKNVMDYNFTARVEAEFDEIADGKLVWNKMIHAFYGPFHLSIEETMENAGRATGERELGIDPASGKKVYARMGKFGPMVQIGEQEDAEERRFASLRKDQSIETITFEEAMDLFKLPITLGEYKDAEVSASVGRFGPYVKWGETYVSLPKGSDPLETTMEQAIELIEEKIKADAPIAFYQDKPVTKGKGRFGPFIKWEDYFINVPKAYDFDNLSQSDIDELVAKKIEKEANRYIHNWPAEKIAIENGRWGPFIRFGKASIKLGKRPDGERFTAEDLKDVTLEDVKKMIEKEVPGAFTKKAKKAAPKKAAKKAAPKKTAKKAAPKKAAAKKAARK, from the coding sequence ATGGCAAAAAACTTATTAATAGTAGAGTCGCCGGCCAAGGCCAAAACCATAGAAAAATTCCTGGGCAAGGACTTTGAAGTGGTGAGCAGCTATGGCCATATACGTGACCTTGCAAAAGGTGACAATGGTATTGATATTGAAGAAGGATTTAAACCAACTTATATAGTTCCCGATGAAAAATTAAAGGTTGTTAGTGCCCTCAAGCAGAAGGCGCAGAAGGCAGACGAAGTCTGGCTGGCATCGGATGAGGACCGGGAAGGAGAAAGTATCAGCTGGCATCTGGCTGAAGTACTGAAGCTGAATCCACATACCACTAAAAGGATCATCTTTCACGAAATCACCAAACCTGCTATTCAGCGGGCGATTCAAACACCCCGCACCATTGACCTGAATCTGGTCAATGCGCAGCAGGCCAGACGTGTACTGGACCGGTTAGTGGGTTTTGAACTCAGTCCGGTTCTATGGCGCAAGATCGGCATGACAGGCGGGCTCAGTGCGGGCAGGGTACAGAGTGTCGCGGTTCGCCTGATTGTGGAAAGAGAAAGAGAGATCAATGGATTTACGCCGGTCAGCAGCTTTAAGATAGATGGTTTTTTCCAGGCGGATGATCATAGTGGCAAAACCGTTAGCTTTAAAGCCGAAGGGCCTAATAAACTACCGGACAGCAATACAGCTGAGCAATTCTTAAATAGCTGCAAAGGGGCTACTTATAAGGTAGCAGATATACAGGTAAAACCTGCTAAGAGAACCCCTTCTGCCCCCTTTACGACCTCAACCCTGCAACAGGAAGCCAGTCGTAAGCTGGGCTTTGGCGTTAGTAAAACCATGCAGATCGCGCAACGACTGTATGAAAATGGACATATTACCTATATGCGTACTGACAGTATCAATTTAAGTGATACTGCCATGGGTGAGATCAGTCAGGAAATTAAAAATGCCTACGGCAATGAGTATTATCAACCCCGTAAGTTCAAAAATAAAAATGACAGTGCTCAGGAAGCTCATGAGGCGATTCGTCCGACCTATATCAGTCACCATACAGTAGAAGGCTACGATGAGAGAAGGTTATACGACCTCATCTGGAAACGCACCATCGCATCCCAGATGAGTGATGCTGCCTTTGAGAAAACTATCGCCAAGATTGATATATCGACAAATAAGGAGCAGTTAACAGCTTCCGGTGAAGTATTACAATTCGATGGTTTTTTAAAGGTTTACCTGGAAGGCAAAGATGAAGAGGAGGAAGAAGAACAGGAAGGCATGTTGCCGCCACTGGCTGTGGGTCAGCAGCTGACTTTCAAAGAAATGATCGCAACTGAGAAATTCACCCGTCCGGCCCCACGCTATACTGAAGCCTCTTTGGTGAAGAAACTGGAAGAGCTGGGCATTGGCAGACCGTCTACCTATGCGCCAACGATCACAACAATCATGAAGCGCAATTATGTAGAGAAAAGAGAAAAGGAAGGGACGGAAAGGATCATTCATATGATACGTCTGGATGACAAGCAACAGATCGCCAAAAAAGAGAAAAAAGAAATCACCGGTGCGGATAAAGGCAAGCTCGTACCTACAGATCTGGGTATGGTGGTAACCGACTTCTTGACCATGCATTTTAAAAATGTAATGGACTACAACTTTACTGCCCGCGTGGAAGCCGAGTTTGATGAAATAGCCGACGGTAAATTGGTCTGGAACAAAATGATCCATGCATTCTATGGCCCCTTCCACCTGAGCATTGAAGAGACCATGGAAAATGCTGGACGTGCCACCGGAGAAAGAGAACTGGGCATTGATCCTGCTTCAGGCAAGAAAGTCTATGCCCGCATGGGTAAATTTGGACCTATGGTACAGATCGGCGAACAGGAAGACGCTGAGGAGCGCCGCTTTGCCTCCCTTCGGAAAGATCAGAGTATTGAAACCATTACTTTCGAAGAAGCCATGGATCTGTTTAAGCTTCCAATCACGCTAGGTGAATATAAAGATGCTGAAGTATCCGCATCCGTGGGAAGATTTGGTCCTTATGTAAAATGGGGAGAGACCTATGTCTCTTTACCCAAAGGCAGTGACCCTTTGGAAACGACCATGGAGCAGGCCATTGAACTGATTGAAGAAAAGATCAAAGCAGATGCACCTATCGCCTTTTATCAGGACAAGCCAGTGACCAAGGGCAAAGGCCGTTTTGGTCCCTTTATTAAATGGGAAGATTATTTTATCAACGTGCCCAAAGCCTATGATTTTGACAACCTGAGCCAGTCCGACATTGACGAGCTGGTGGCCAAAAAAATAGAGAAGGAAGCCAATCGGTATATTCATAACTGGCCGGCAGAGAAAATCGCCATTGAGAATGGACGCTGGGGGCCTTTTATCCGCTTTGGCAAGGCTTCTATCAAACTGGGGAAGCGGCCCGACGGCGAAAGGTTTACGGCAGAAGACTTAAAGGATGTCACCCTGGAAGACGTCAAAAAAATGATCGAGAAAGAAGTACCGGGCGCGTTTACCAAGAAAGCCAAGAAGGCAGCACCTAAAAAGGCCGCCAAAAAAGCAGCTCCTAAAAAAACAGCTAAGAAGGCGGCTCCTAAGAAAGCGGCGGCCAAAAAGGCAGCCAGGAAATAA
- a CDS encoding voltage-gated chloride channel family protein, with protein sequence MKKIITSFEHISILRHLLKWTLITIPVSLFAGSTVALFLWMLEQVTVIRWQHPWLLFLLPLSGILIYLSYYYSGKNAEAGNNLIVDEIHKPGGGVPFRMAPLVLLTTVATHLFGGSAGREGTAVQIGGSISSLIGKKLQLDKADTKILLMTGVAAGFGAVFGTPLTGAIFALEVITVGKINHKALLPCFMASILADIVCKEWGIHHTQYAIAFKNMLTGADGMFHMNWRLLASVILGGVLFGLASYLFSELSHTIKNYSQRWISKKWLIPFIGGVVIIGLTYLLGTDSYLGLGVDNPDPRAVSILSCFKEGGASYLSWFWKLLFTAITLSMGFKGGEVTPLFFIGAALGNAIGMLTGAPVDLMAGLGFIAVFAGATNTPIACTLMGVELFGSENLIYFAIACFTAYYFSGHTGIYSAQRLGYSKLNAEPATDNELTLQKIRKAKLERKNKSANR encoded by the coding sequence ATGAAAAAAATCATTACATCTTTCGAACATATTTCGATTCTCAGGCATCTTTTAAAATGGACGTTGATCACGATCCCAGTGTCCTTATTTGCCGGTTCAACTGTCGCCCTGTTTTTATGGATGCTTGAGCAGGTGACTGTTATAAGATGGCAACATCCCTGGCTATTATTTTTATTACCCTTGTCAGGTATCCTTATCTATTTGTCGTATTACTACTCCGGAAAAAACGCAGAAGCGGGCAATAATCTTATTGTGGATGAGATCCATAAGCCTGGTGGCGGTGTACCGTTCAGAATGGCACCTCTCGTATTACTCACCACCGTCGCCACCCACCTGTTTGGGGGGTCGGCAGGCCGGGAAGGAACGGCTGTGCAGATTGGCGGAAGTATTTCCAGCCTGATCGGTAAAAAACTACAACTAGACAAGGCGGATACCAAGATCCTGCTCATGACAGGTGTAGCGGCCGGCTTTGGCGCCGTGTTTGGCACACCGCTGACAGGTGCCATTTTTGCCTTAGAAGTAATTACAGTCGGGAAGATCAATCATAAGGCCCTGCTCCCCTGTTTCATGGCCAGTATACTGGCTGACATCGTCTGTAAGGAATGGGGAATACATCATACACAGTATGCCATCGCTTTTAAAAATATGCTTACCGGTGCAGACGGCATGTTCCATATGAATTGGCGATTACTGGCCAGTGTTATATTAGGGGGTGTATTGTTCGGACTTGCCAGCTATTTGTTTTCCGAGCTGTCCCATACCATTAAAAATTACAGTCAGCGATGGATTTCCAAAAAATGGCTGATCCCATTTATTGGGGGCGTTGTTATCATCGGGCTGACATACCTGTTGGGGACTGACAGCTATTTAGGCCTGGGTGTGGATAATCCCGACCCCAGGGCCGTCAGTATCTTATCCTGCTTTAAAGAAGGAGGTGCCTCTTATCTAAGCTGGTTCTGGAAACTGCTTTTTACAGCCATTACGCTTAGCATGGGTTTCAAAGGCGGTGAGGTAACACCCTTATTTTTCATCGGCGCAGCATTGGGCAATGCCATTGGTATGCTGACAGGAGCACCGGTAGACCTGATGGCAGGCCTGGGCTTTATTGCCGTGTTTGCGGGGGCCACCAACACGCCTATTGCCTGTACTTTAATGGGAGTAGAACTATTCGGCAGTGAGAACCTGATCTATTTTGCTATTGCCTGCTTCACCGCCTATTATTTCAGTGGCCATACTGGCATTTATTCTGCACAAAGACTGGGCTATTCAAAGCTCAATGCAGAACCTGCAACAGACAATGAATTAACTTTACAGAAGATCAGAAAGGCAAAACTGGAGAGAAAAAACAAAAGCGCTAACAGATAA